The genomic stretch GTGGACAAAGTTCATCTGGTCAATGATCCAGCGAGCCACAAACCGCCGAACACTACACCCCAGAAGGTGACAAGCATGAGTCTGCCCTTTCTGGTCAAGGCGAGATAGGACATGACTCCTACAATGACTTCCATCCTTCGAGCGGCGTCTCTCCTGGCTTTCCACTGCGGGTTAATCTCGAATGGGGGGCGGGAAAGAATGTCGTCGACGTCCATCTTGATGGGTTTCTCGTCAACACGCAATGAAAGAGCAACCGGCCGATGGTCAGATGTTGGTTGTACAGGGAGGGCCGTGTAGATCTGCGGCTCGAGCGCCGAAGAAGACGTGGCTCGCAGAAAAAGGATGCGATCACACCATGAGGGGTACCGATGCTTTGACCACTCCCACGACTCGCCCTCTTCGGAGAGAGCGCGCTTGGGTGCTTTGGCGTTCTTATGCGAGGTAGTGTACTTGTATGTGGGCGGGAAATTGATAGGAAGCTCCTCAAAGCCATGCAGCGTGCGCTTAGCATTCTTCTCTCTAGTCAGTTGATCCTTCCCTAGCAGATGTGAGTAGTGTGTGGGTGATGACTCCGTGGCACTTGGTTGGGGGTATGACTTGTGGGCATCCTCGCTCGGCGGGGAATCGTGTGTACGATAGTTCAGGTCTCCATAGAAGAAGACATGGTTACCGGGCGTAAAGAGCCCATTGTGATCAGCTGGGACTTCGGATGAAGAGGCGAGAAGCGGGCGCTCCTCGCTCGAGCTGAATCCTGAATCGTCGCCATTGACAAAG from Pyrenophora tritici-repentis strain M4 chromosome 1, whole genome shotgun sequence encodes the following:
- a CDS encoding Phosphatidylinositol 5-phosphate phosphatase; this encodes MFELYLLTFNAARELVDPASLAPAFFDALPKGAPVPDIVAISLQEVAPIAYSFLGGSYLKPYFDRVTTTVQLAADRYSDGSESLEHIATRSLGMTALMLFAKPNVVERLQWMQSAGAGVGFADMGNKGAVAMRLGLACPDSDDTLDLTFAAAHLAPMESNVAARNKDWENLVRNLVFVNGDDSGFSSSEERPLLASSSEVPADHNGLFTPGNHVFFYGDLNYRTHDSPPSEDAHKSYPQPSATESSPTHYSHLLGKDQLTREKNAKRTLHGFEELPINFPPTYKYTTSHKNAKAPKRALSEEGESWEWSKHRYPSWCDRILFLRATSSSALEPQIYTALPVQPTSDHRPVALSLRVDEKPIKMDVDDILSRPPFEINPQWKARRDAARRMEVIVGVMSYLALTRKGRLMLVTFWGVVFGGLWLAGSLTR